A genomic segment from Propioniciclava sp. MC1595 encodes:
- a CDS encoding ABC transporter substrate-binding protein has protein sequence MALTRRTLLTLGGGLAATTALAACGSNTGRTAAPSASPAGTPAATPSGTPDPDAGRPALSQWYHKYGEDGVEAAVKKWAAEYPGAEVNVNWVLADYEKTLAAALLTPTAPDVFEYANGPTLDMIKAGQVADLTDTIGSSRGDFTPSVLDRLTYQDKVWAVPQTVDMQLLYYRKDLLEAKNLTAPTTLEQLTHVATTLAEGGDIGGFFAGNDGGIGVLGLLLMWAAGADEMNEARTEAAFNTGDFHAGIAQFKQLFDSPGMVKSASADWSDASPFINGEAALQWGGMWDLPKVIAAHGENFGVLPFPAIGGSGRQVVPFGAFSACVSAKSANVTAAKNFVKWLWIDAEDKQVEFSDAFGTHIPAKPKLFGQAKQVAEGPGADAAKFVTDHGRSNALFWTPASGEAYSTALSNVVKNGADAATEFGAAAEKVTAELARVA, from the coding sequence ATGGCTCTCACACGGCGCACCCTCCTCACGCTCGGCGGTGGCCTCGCGGCCACGACCGCCCTGGCCGCCTGCGGCTCGAACACCGGCCGCACCGCCGCCCCCTCCGCCTCGCCGGCCGGCACCCCGGCCGCGACCCCCTCGGGCACGCCCGACCCCGACGCGGGGCGTCCGGCGCTGTCGCAGTGGTACCACAAGTACGGCGAGGACGGCGTCGAGGCCGCGGTCAAGAAGTGGGCCGCCGAGTACCCCGGCGCCGAGGTGAACGTGAACTGGGTGCTGGCCGACTACGAGAAGACCCTCGCGGCCGCCCTCCTGACCCCGACGGCGCCCGACGTGTTCGAGTACGCCAACGGCCCGACGCTCGACATGATCAAAGCCGGCCAGGTCGCCGACCTGACCGACACCATCGGCAGTTCGCGCGGTGACTTCACCCCGTCGGTGCTCGACCGCCTGACCTACCAGGACAAGGTCTGGGCCGTGCCGCAGACGGTCGACATGCAGCTGCTCTACTACCGCAAGGACCTCCTCGAGGCGAAGAACCTCACCGCCCCCACGACGCTGGAACAGCTGACCCACGTCGCCACCACGCTGGCCGAGGGCGGCGACATCGGCGGCTTCTTCGCGGGCAACGACGGCGGCATCGGCGTCCTCGGCCTGCTGCTGATGTGGGCGGCCGGCGCCGACGAGATGAACGAGGCGCGCACCGAGGCCGCGTTCAACACCGGCGACTTCCACGCGGGCATCGCCCAGTTCAAGCAGCTGTTCGACTCCCCCGGCATGGTGAAGTCGGCCAGCGCCGACTGGTCCGACGCGTCGCCGTTCATCAACGGCGAGGCGGCCCTGCAGTGGGGCGGCATGTGGGACCTGCCCAAGGTCATCGCCGCGCACGGCGAGAACTTCGGCGTGCTGCCGTTCCCGGCGATCGGTGGCTCCGGCCGCCAGGTCGTGCCGTTCGGGGCGTTCAGCGCCTGCGTGTCGGCGAAGTCCGCCAACGTCACCGCGGCGAAGAACTTCGTGAAGTGGCTGTGGATCGACGCCGAGGACAAGCAGGTCGAGTTCTCCGACGCGTTCGGCACCCACATCCCGGCCAAGCCGAAGCTGTTCGGTCAGGCCAAGCAGGTCGCCGAGGGCCCGGGTGCGGACGCCGCGAAGTTCGTCACCGACCACGGCCGCTCGAACGCGCTGTTCTGGACGCCGGCCTCCGGGGAGGCCTACTCCACGGCCCTGTCGAACGTGGTGAAGAACGGTGCGGACGCCGCGACCGAGTTCGGTGCGGCCGCCGAGAAGGTCACCGCCGAGCTGGCGCGCGTCGCCTGA
- a CDS encoding carbohydrate ABC transporter permease: MADGSRSGTTLARSNRRWFWTFVTPFLAGLVVFVYVPLLWSLYLSFFDARNTVTPTSFVGLGNYAYLLQDRLFVDSMVTFIAFALFIVPLTFACSLGLALLLQRITVLRAFFRSAFFLPTAVSYVIASMVWRMSFFHGARFGLTNTVLSSLGLDTINWLGGENSWYWLVLVSLRLWLQVGFYMILFIAGLNQIDPQLYEAAALDGASAWRRFRHVTFPLLRPTSVAVAMLLLFNAFQAFDEFYNTLNTVGGYPPYARPPLVYLYLISFGSGAQDLGIGSAGTMILTLVILVFAFFQNRLLSIGADK; the protein is encoded by the coding sequence GTGGCCGACGGTTCCCGTTCGGGGACCACGCTCGCCCGGAGCAACCGCCGGTGGTTCTGGACGTTCGTGACCCCCTTCCTGGCGGGGCTCGTGGTGTTCGTCTACGTGCCCCTGCTGTGGAGCCTCTACCTGTCGTTCTTCGACGCCCGGAACACCGTCACGCCCACCAGCTTCGTCGGCCTCGGCAACTACGCCTACCTGCTGCAGGACCGGCTGTTCGTCGACTCGATGGTGACGTTCATCGCGTTCGCGCTGTTCATCGTCCCGTTGACGTTCGCCTGCTCGCTGGGCCTGGCGCTGCTGCTGCAACGCATCACGGTGCTGCGCGCATTCTTCCGCTCGGCGTTCTTCCTTCCGACCGCGGTGAGCTACGTGATCGCGTCCATGGTCTGGCGGATGTCGTTCTTCCACGGCGCCCGCTTCGGCCTGACCAACACCGTGCTGTCCTCGCTCGGCCTCGACACGATCAACTGGCTGGGCGGTGAGAACTCCTGGTACTGGCTCGTGCTGGTCAGCCTGCGCCTGTGGCTGCAGGTCGGGTTCTACATGATCCTCTTCATCGCCGGGCTCAACCAGATCGACCCGCAGCTGTACGAGGCCGCCGCCCTCGACGGGGCGAGCGCCTGGCGGCGGTTCCGGCACGTGACGTTCCCGCTGCTGCGGCCCACCTCGGTCGCCGTCGCGATGCTGCTGCTGTTCAACGCGTTCCAGGCGTTCGACGAGTTCTACAACACCCTGAACACGGTCGGCGGCTACCCTCCGTACGCCCGGCCGCCGCTGGTCTACCTGTACCTGATCTCGTTCGGCAGCGGCGCCCAAGACCTCGGCATCGGCTCGGCCGGCACGATGATCCTGACCCTGGTGATCCTCGTGTTCGCGTTCTTCCAGAACCGGCTGCTCTCGATCGGGGCGGACAAGTGA